Proteins co-encoded in one Pseudorhizobium banfieldiae genomic window:
- a CDS encoding Fur family transcriptional regulator: protein MTAPALTKNQSLVFDVLSRSDAPLSAYTILDKLREHGFRAPLQVYRALDKLLERGMVHRLESLNAFVACAHQEKECCGGHGHGTVAFAICESCGHVVEFHDHAVDHRLDDWARQRKFKPAKTTIEIRGLCDACAA, encoded by the coding sequence ATGACCGCTCCCGCGCTGACCAAGAACCAGTCGCTGGTCTTCGACGTCTTGTCGCGGTCGGATGCGCCGCTCAGCGCCTATACCATTCTCGACAAGCTGCGCGAGCACGGCTTCCGGGCGCCCCTGCAGGTTTATCGTGCGCTGGACAAGCTCCTGGAGCGCGGCATGGTTCACCGGCTGGAAAGCCTCAACGCCTTCGTTGCCTGTGCCCACCAGGAGAAGGAGTGCTGCGGCGGCCACGGCCATGGCACCGTTGCCTTCGCGATCTGCGAGAGCTGCGGCCATGTGGTCGAGTTCCACGACCACGCCGTCGACCATAGGCTAGACGACTGGGCTCGACAGCGGAAGTTCAAGCCGGCCAAGACGACGATCGAGATCCGTGGCCTTTGCGATGCCTGCGCGGCCTGA
- a CDS encoding cold-shock protein, giving the protein MNTGTVKWFNSTKGFGFIQPDNGSQDVFVHVSAVERAGMRGLTEGQKISYDIVQDKRSGKSSADNLQAA; this is encoded by the coding sequence ATGAATACAGGTACCGTCAAGTGGTTCAACAGCACCAAGGGCTTTGGCTTCATCCAGCCCGATAATGGCAGCCAGGACGTTTTCGTCCATGTCTCCGCCGTTGAGCGCGCCGGCATGCGTGGCCTGACCGAGGGTCAGAAGATTAGCTACGACATTGTCCAGGACAAGCGTTCGGGCAAGAGTTCTGCAGACAACCTGCAGGCCGCCTAA
- a CDS encoding DUF922 domain-containing Zn-dependent protease, with protein sequence MSRLNLPTKYASAVAAMLAIGINPNAAVAQFLPAQSSSAFPAAPLPPAEPWQPVEQVKTYAIRGATGIDLYRSIGERGPAAGVPAIAHTSFKLTWTRDYRPQPDRSCVLAVAKPKLIITYTLPEAPPGLPLLVAQKWQRFVSGVETHERVHGEQIVDMVRGIEAFSRGLTAADDPKCQKVGQKLQARLKEFSDERVRQSRQFDEVELAEGGAVHQLILSLVNSPDR encoded by the coding sequence ATGTCGCGTCTTAACCTCCCCACAAAATATGCTTCGGCCGTGGCCGCCATGCTGGCCATTGGCATCAACCCGAACGCAGCTGTTGCGCAATTTCTTCCAGCCCAATCATCGTCAGCCTTCCCCGCTGCCCCCCTTCCTCCCGCCGAACCCTGGCAGCCAGTGGAGCAGGTAAAGACTTATGCGATCCGGGGCGCGACCGGCATCGATCTCTACCGTTCTATTGGAGAACGTGGACCGGCCGCCGGCGTACCGGCCATCGCCCATACAAGCTTCAAGCTCACCTGGACCCGCGACTATCGTCCGCAGCCCGATCGCTCCTGCGTGCTGGCGGTGGCGAAGCCGAAGCTGATCATTACCTATACGCTGCCCGAGGCGCCTCCCGGCCTGCCGCTGCTGGTAGCACAGAAATGGCAGCGTTTCGTTTCGGGTGTGGAGACACATGAACGGGTGCATGGTGAGCAGATCGTAGACATGGTTCGCGGCATCGAGGCCTTCAGCCGCGGCCTGACGGCGGCCGACGATCCGAAATGCCAGAAGGTGGGTCAAAAACTGCAGGCGCGGCTGAAGGAGTTCTCCGACGAGCGGGTGCGCCAGTCGCGGCAGTTCGACGAGGTCGAGCTGGCGGAAGGCGGGGCCGTCCACCAGTTGATCCTCAGTCTGGTGAATTCGCCGGACCGCTGA
- the dusA gene encoding tRNA dihydrouridine(20/20a) synthase DusA gives MYGEALKTGRKIFAVAPMIDWTDRHCRYFHRQLTAHALFYTEMIVADAIIHGPRERLLSYSPEEHPVALQLGGSDPAKLAEAVRIANDYGYDEINLNVGCPSDRVQSGTFGACLMKTPELVADCVTAMKRVATVPVTVKCRIGVDEQEPSTVLPDFLARMIGTGADAIWIHARKAWLQGLSPKENREIPPLDYEIVHQMKRENRDVFLGINGGITDLDQAGRHLEVMDGVMLGRAAYQNAGLLAEVDEIIFAEPHHEPDWTALRDAMMAYADRVMGAGGRLNHVTRHMVGLFQGYAGARRYRQLLSTESTRPGAGPEVIAAAFAVVDFEGGTPRQAG, from the coding sequence ATGTATGGCGAGGCGTTAAAGACGGGCCGCAAGATCTTCGCGGTCGCCCCGATGATCGACTGGACCGACAGGCACTGCCGCTATTTCCACCGGCAGCTGACGGCGCATGCGCTTTTCTATACCGAGATGATCGTCGCTGATGCGATCATTCATGGACCGCGGGAGAGGCTTCTCTCCTATTCGCCGGAGGAGCATCCGGTGGCGCTGCAGCTCGGCGGATCGGACCCGGCCAAGCTTGCGGAGGCGGTGAGGATCGCCAATGACTACGGCTATGACGAGATCAACCTGAACGTCGGCTGCCCTTCGGACCGCGTGCAGTCCGGCACGTTCGGCGCCTGCCTGATGAAGACACCGGAGCTGGTGGCCGACTGCGTAACCGCGATGAAACGCGTGGCGACGGTGCCGGTGACGGTGAAGTGCCGGATCGGGGTGGACGAGCAGGAGCCGTCGACTGTGCTGCCGGATTTCCTGGCGAGGATGATCGGCACCGGGGCCGATGCGATCTGGATCCATGCCCGCAAGGCGTGGCTGCAGGGGCTGTCGCCGAAGGAGAACCGCGAGATACCGCCGCTCGACTACGAGATCGTCCACCAGATGAAGCGGGAGAACCGGGATGTCTTCCTCGGCATCAATGGCGGCATCACCGACCTTGATCAGGCGGGCCGACATCTAGAAGTCATGGACGGGGTAATGCTCGGGCGCGCGGCCTATCAGAACGCCGGGCTTCTGGCCGAGGTGGACGAGATAATCTTCGCTGAACCGCACCATGAGCCGGATTGGACGGCGCTGCGCGACGCGATGATGGCTTACGCGGACCGAGTGATGGGGGCCGGCGGGCGCCTCAACCACGTCACGCGCCACATGGTTGGGCTTTTTCAGGGTTACGCCGGCGCTCGCCGCTACCGCCAGTTGCTCTCCACGGAATCCACCCGCCCTGGCGCCGGGCCGGAGGTGATTGCGGCCGCCTTTGCGGTGGTGGATTTCGAAGGAGGCACCCCGCGCCAGGCCGGCTGA
- a CDS encoding DUF6481 family protein, which produces MRHPNDNGFAERRTAAADAKRQLLAKFASAPKPTDPEMQEKLAAREAVSLAREARRAEREALKAAERERELAEAAALAAAAEAEERAEAEARQAEMADRVSRVIADEAARKAERDRRYAARKARQA; this is translated from the coding sequence TTGAGACACCCGAACGACAACGGTTTCGCGGAACGGCGTACTGCCGCGGCAGATGCAAAACGCCAGCTTCTGGCGAAGTTCGCTTCTGCGCCGAAGCCGACCGACCCTGAAATGCAGGAAAAGCTCGCTGCCCGCGAGGCAGTAAGCCTGGCCCGTGAAGCGCGGCGCGCCGAGCGGGAGGCGCTGAAGGCTGCCGAACGCGAGCGGGAACTGGCCGAGGCGGCAGCACTGGCAGCCGCGGCCGAAGCAGAGGAACGAGCCGAAGCGGAAGCCCGTCAGGCCGAGATGGCCGATCGTGTCTCCCGCGTGATTGCGGACGAGGCAGCGCGCAAGGCAGAGCGCGACCGGCGCTATGCGGCCCGCAAGGCTCGTCAGGCCTGA
- the gcvT gene encoding glycine cleavage system aminomethyltransferase GcvT yields MDQAPVLKQTPLHALHLSLGAKMVPFAGYDMPVQYPLGVMKEHLHTRAAAGLFDVSHMGQVVVKAISGKLEDAALALERLVPVDILGLKPGRQRYGFFTGDNGGILDDLMIANRADHLFVVVNAACKDQDVARMKANMAGCDVTLLGDRALLALQGPKAEEVFANLWPGASEMKFMDVRDASILGADCIISRSGYSGEDGFEISVPADKAEELAKALLAHPECEPIGLGARDSLRLEAGLCLYGNDIDTTTSPVEASLEWAMQKVRRPGGERAGGYPGANRVAEDFATGPVRRRVGLKPEGKAPVRAHAVLYAEDSPESPIGEVTSGTFGPSVEGPVAMGYVPASLSEPGSRVFAEVRGKYLPLTVTALPFIKPTYKR; encoded by the coding sequence TTGGATCAGGCCCCTGTCCTCAAGCAAACCCCGCTGCATGCACTGCATCTTTCGCTTGGCGCCAAGATGGTACCGTTCGCCGGATACGACATGCCGGTGCAATACCCCCTCGGCGTGATGAAGGAACACCTGCATACGCGCGCCGCGGCAGGTCTCTTCGACGTCTCCCACATGGGCCAGGTCGTGGTCAAAGCAATCTCCGGAAAGCTCGAGGACGCTGCACTGGCTCTCGAAAGGCTCGTTCCGGTCGACATTCTGGGACTGAAACCCGGACGCCAGCGCTATGGCTTCTTTACGGGCGACAACGGCGGCATCCTGGACGACCTGATGATTGCGAATCGCGCCGATCACCTCTTCGTCGTCGTCAACGCCGCCTGCAAGGATCAGGACGTCGCCCGCATGAAGGCCAACATGGCCGGCTGCGACGTAACGCTGCTCGGCGACCGGGCGCTGCTTGCTCTTCAGGGCCCGAAGGCGGAGGAGGTTTTTGCCAACCTGTGGCCCGGCGCAAGCGAAATGAAGTTCATGGACGTGCGCGACGCCTCCATCCTCGGCGCCGACTGTATCATCTCCCGCTCTGGCTATTCCGGCGAGGACGGCTTCGAGATCTCGGTTCCGGCGGACAAGGCAGAGGAGCTTGCAAAGGCGCTGTTGGCGCATCCGGAGTGCGAACCGATAGGTCTTGGCGCCCGCGACTCGCTACGGCTCGAAGCCGGGCTCTGCCTCTATGGCAACGACATCGACACTACCACCTCGCCGGTCGAGGCTTCGCTGGAATGGGCCATGCAGAAGGTGCGCCGCCCCGGCGGTGAGCGCGCTGGCGGCTATCCCGGTGCGAACCGCGTCGCGGAGGATTTCGCCACAGGCCCAGTTCGCCGCCGCGTCGGGCTCAAGCCAGAAGGTAAAGCCCCTGTGCGCGCCCACGCAGTGCTCTATGCCGAGGATTCACCTGAGTCGCCGATTGGCGAGGTCACCTCCGGAACATTCGGTCCCTCCGTCGAAGGACCCGTCGCAATGGGCTATGTTCCCGCCTCGCTTTCCGAACCCGGCTCCCGCGTCTTTGCCGAAGTGCGTGGCAAGTACCTGCCGCTGACCGTCACCGCGCTTCCCTTCATCAAGCCGACCTATAAACGCTGA
- a CDS encoding PRC-barrel domain-containing protein, whose amino-acid sequence MAKRLLPVLLLSAAFPMAAMAQSATGESGTTITNPGAAADQDAQTTPGATNPVPMDQSADASATTEGPFVTVPETGAWRVSDFQGKAVYGSDGESIGEINDVLVSQDGSVNAVIIGVGGFLGIGEKNVAVDMGALELGPGATQAEANQASRANPDAAPGDVSGETTASTNTDNTTMPPAGGAGTAATGTDTAMTDGAAAPGAGTTGTGMPATGDDQMAANNAGNDGAIMIGPDGLPERIVLNVTRQQLEDAPAFEGVRSETQPQQ is encoded by the coding sequence ATGGCTAAGCGTCTACTTCCGGTTCTTCTTCTCTCGGCTGCCTTCCCGATGGCGGCAATGGCACAGAGCGCGACCGGCGAATCCGGCACGACGATCACCAATCCTGGTGCTGCAGCCGATCAGGATGCCCAGACGACCCCGGGCGCGACCAACCCAGTGCCGATGGATCAGTCTGCAGACGCCAGCGCTACGACTGAGGGCCCATTTGTTACCGTTCCGGAGACTGGCGCATGGCGCGTCAGCGATTTCCAGGGTAAGGCTGTCTATGGTTCGGACGGCGAGAGCATCGGTGAGATCAATGACGTACTCGTCAGCCAGGATGGGTCGGTCAATGCCGTGATCATCGGTGTCGGTGGTTTCCTTGGTATCGGCGAGAAGAACGTCGCCGTCGACATGGGCGCTCTTGAGCTTGGTCCGGGCGCCACTCAGGCCGAAGCCAACCAGGCATCCCGCGCCAATCCTGACGCTGCGCCGGGCGATGTCTCGGGTGAGACGACGGCTTCGACCAACACCGACAACACCACCATGCCGCCGGCCGGCGGAGCGGGTACGGCTGCAACGGGCACCGACACGGCCATGACCGACGGCGCTGCCGCCCCGGGTGCGGGCACGACCGGCACGGGCATGCCTGCTACCGGCGATGACCAGATGGCCGCAAACAATGCCGGCAACGATGGCGCGATCATGATCGGCCCGGACGGCCTGCCCGAACGGATCGTGCTGAACGTTACCCGTCAGCAACTGGAAGACGCGCCCGCATTTGAAGGCGTACGCAGCGAAACCCAGCCCCAGCAGTAA
- a CDS encoding gamma carbonic anhydrase family protein: MPLYALGDIQPKTPSPDRYWVAPTATVIGDVHIGEDVGIWFGAVLRGDNEPIILGAATNIQEGVMIHNDVGFPVTIGDSCTIGHHAIIHGCTIGENSLVGMGATVLNGAKIGNNCLVGANALVTEGKEFPDNSLIVGSPAKAIRTLDETAVAALRKSAAHYVERSKLYARDLRAL, encoded by the coding sequence ATGCCGCTTTACGCCTTGGGAGACATTCAGCCGAAGACCCCTTCCCCCGACCGCTACTGGGTCGCGCCGACGGCGACCGTCATTGGCGACGTACATATCGGCGAAGACGTCGGCATCTGGTTTGGCGCCGTGCTGCGTGGTGACAACGAGCCGATCATTCTCGGCGCGGCGACAAATATCCAGGAAGGGGTGATGATCCACAACGATGTTGGCTTCCCCGTGACCATCGGCGACAGCTGCACGATCGGCCATCACGCCATCATCCACGGCTGCACGATCGGCGAGAACTCGCTCGTCGGGATGGGCGCGACCGTTCTCAACGGCGCGAAGATCGGCAACAACTGCCTAGTCGGCGCCAATGCGCTGGTCACCGAGGGCAAGGAATTCCCGGACAACTCGCTGATCGTCGGATCGCCCGCGAAGGCGATCCGCACGCTTGACGAGACGGCGGTGGCGGCGCTGCGGAAATCGGCCGCCCACTATGTCGAGCGCTCGAAGCTCTACGCCCGTGACCTGCGGGCGCTTTGA
- a CDS encoding fatty acid desaturase — MNAHVYPPALDVEDDSRAWLKTLAKYRQPRIRRSAFELLVTLVPFALFWAIACYSLLSEFWPGLIAILPASAFLLRLFMIQHDCGHGSFFARRKLDDWTGRLLGVLTLTPYDYWKRAHAAHHASAGNLDERGVGDITTLTVAEYRALSQWGRLGYRLYRHPLVMFGIGPAYLFLLKQRLPFGMMRSGAAPWISAMGTNAAILALAVAIIGTVGVAPFLLIHLPIVLLAGAAGIWLFYVQHQFEETHWSPGEDWEFPRAALHGASHYDLPPVLQWLTGYIGIHHVHHLASRIPFYRLPEVLRDHPELAGIGRITILDSLRCVKLVLWDEEREKLVSFRAAAQ; from the coding sequence ATGAACGCACATGTCTATCCGCCCGCTCTAGATGTCGAAGATGATTCACGCGCGTGGCTGAAGACGCTGGCAAAATACCGCCAGCCCCGTATCCGCAGGAGCGCGTTCGAGTTGCTCGTTACGCTGGTGCCATTCGCGCTGTTTTGGGCTATCGCCTGCTATTCGCTGTTGAGCGAATTTTGGCCGGGGCTGATCGCCATCCTGCCCGCCAGCGCTTTCCTGCTCAGACTGTTCATGATCCAGCACGACTGCGGTCACGGATCGTTCTTCGCCCGCCGCAAGCTCGACGACTGGACCGGTCGACTGCTCGGGGTTCTGACGCTGACGCCTTACGACTACTGGAAGCGCGCTCATGCTGCCCATCATGCCTCCGCGGGCAATCTGGACGAACGGGGCGTGGGTGACATCACGACCCTGACGGTCGCGGAATATCGTGCGCTTTCCCAGTGGGGGCGGCTGGGCTACCGGCTCTATCGGCATCCGCTCGTGATGTTCGGCATCGGCCCGGCCTATCTCTTCCTGCTCAAGCAACGGCTGCCGTTCGGGATGATGAGATCGGGTGCTGCACCGTGGATCTCCGCGATGGGGACGAATGCGGCGATTCTCGCCCTTGCCGTCGCCATCATCGGCACCGTCGGTGTCGCACCGTTTCTGCTGATCCACTTGCCGATCGTTCTGCTTGCCGGTGCTGCGGGCATCTGGCTCTTTTACGTGCAGCACCAGTTTGAAGAAACGCACTGGTCGCCGGGCGAGGACTGGGAGTTTCCTCGGGCTGCCCTGCACGGCGCGTCGCACTATGACCTGCCGCCGGTCCTGCAGTGGCTGACCGGCTATATCGGCATCCACCATGTGCATCACCTGGCGAGCCGCATTCCCTTCTACCGGCTCCCGGAAGTCCTTCGCGACCATCCGGAGTTGGCAGGCATTGGCCGTATCACGATCTTGGACAGCCTGCGGTGCGTAAAGCTGGTGCTCTGGGACGAGGAGCGCGAAAAGCTGGTCTCGTTCCGAGCCGCCGCTCAATAA
- the gcvH gene encoding glycine cleavage system protein GcvH, with the protein MLKFTPEHEWLKLEGNVATVGITTHAAEQLGDLVFVELPEVGAELTKDGNAATVESVKAASDVYAPLDGEVTEVNQAIVDDPSLVNSDPQGAAWFFKLKLKNPSDADALLDESAYKDLIG; encoded by the coding sequence ATGCTGAAATTCACCCCCGAACATGAATGGCTGAAGCTCGAGGGCAATGTCGCCACCGTCGGCATCACCACCCATGCCGCGGAGCAACTGGGCGATCTCGTGTTCGTCGAACTGCCTGAAGTCGGCGCGGAACTGACCAAGGACGGCAACGCCGCCACTGTCGAATCGGTCAAGGCTGCGTCTGACGTCTACGCTCCGCTCGATGGCGAAGTCACCGAGGTCAACCAGGCGATCGTCGACGATCCCTCCCTCGTCAATTCCGATCCGCAGGGTGCCGCCTGGTTCTTCAAGCTGAAGCTCAAGAACCCCTCCGATGCCGATGCTCTGCTTGACGAATCCGCCTACAAGGATCTGATCGGATGA
- a CDS encoding cold-shock protein yields MTTGTVKWFNSTKGFGFIQPDDGSSDVFVHISAVERAGMNSIVEGQKLGFELERDHKSGKMSAGQLRAA; encoded by the coding sequence ATGACCACTGGCACAGTAAAATGGTTCAATTCCACCAAGGGCTTCGGCTTCATTCAGCCGGATGACGGCAGCTCCGACGTCTTCGTTCATATCTCCGCTGTAGAGCGTGCAGGCATGAACTCGATCGTCGAAGGGCAGAAGCTCGGCTTCGAACTTGAGCGCGATCACAAGTCGGGCAAGATGTCCGCAGGCCAGCTGCGCGCTGCCTGA
- the gcvP gene encoding aminomethyl-transferring glycine dehydrogenase, translating to MTDSTDFHFTDYQPYDFANRRHIGPSPSEMAEMLKVVGYPTLDKLIDATIPASIRQKEPLAWGAALTEREALDRLRETANKNQVLTSLIGQGYYGTITPPVIQRNILENPAWYTAYTPYQPEISQGRLEALLNFQTMISDLTGLDVANASLLDEATAAAEAMALCQRQAKSKATAFFVDRECHPQTIALIETRAAPLGWTVIVGDPMTDLDPVDVFGAIFQYPGTHGHVRDFSGLIARLHQTGAVAAVAADLLALTLLKSPGEMGADIAIGSSQRFGVPVGYGGPHAAYMAVKDAHKRAMPGRLVGVSVDARGNRAYRLSLQTREQHIRREKATSNICTAQVLLAVLASMYGVFHGPDGLKAIAQQVHRKAVLMAKGLEKLGYKVEPETFFDTITVEVGHMQGLILRAAVAEGVNLRKVGDTRIGMSLDERTRPATLEAVWRAFGGSFKVSDFEPTYRLPQDLLRKSAYMTHPIFHMNRAESEMTRYIRRLSDRDLALDRAMIPLGSCTMKLNATAEMLPITWPEFSDIHPFVPADQALGYKEMIDDLSAKLCQITGYDAFSMQPNSGAQGEYAGLLTIRNYHIANGDTHRDVCLIPTSAHGTNPASAQMAGMKVVPVKARENGDVDLEDFRAKAEEHAASLSCCMITYPSTHGVFEETVKEICEITHRHGGQVYLDGANMNAMVGLSRPGDIGSDVSHLNLHKTFCIPHGGGGPGMGPIGVKAHLAPYLPGHPQWHGGQGAVSAAPFGSPSILPISWSYCLMMGGEGLTQATKVAILNANYIAARLKGAYDVLYKSANGRVAHECIIDTRPLNASAGVTVDDIAKRLIDCGFHAPTMSWPVAGTLMIEPTESETKAEIDRFCDAMLAIREEARAIEGGKADKENNPLKNAPHTVEDLVGEWNRPYSREQACFPPGSFRVDKYWSPVNRIDNVYGDRNLVCTCPPMSEYAEAAE from the coding sequence ATGACCGACAGCACGGATTTCCATTTCACCGACTACCAGCCCTACGACTTCGCCAATCGCCGCCATATCGGCCCCTCGCCCTCGGAGATGGCGGAGATGCTGAAGGTTGTCGGTTACCCGACGCTCGACAAGCTGATCGATGCCACCATCCCCGCCTCTATCCGCCAGAAGGAGCCGTTGGCATGGGGCGCAGCACTGACGGAGCGCGAGGCGCTCGACAGGCTGCGGGAGACCGCGAACAAGAACCAGGTCCTGACCTCGCTGATCGGCCAGGGCTACTACGGCACCATCACGCCGCCGGTCATCCAGCGCAACATCCTCGAAAATCCCGCCTGGTACACGGCCTACACCCCGTACCAGCCGGAAATCTCCCAGGGCCGGCTTGAAGCGCTCCTGAACTTCCAGACGATGATCTCGGACCTCACGGGCCTCGACGTCGCCAACGCCTCCCTGCTTGACGAAGCGACCGCCGCCGCCGAAGCAATGGCACTCTGCCAGCGCCAGGCGAAGTCCAAGGCGACCGCCTTCTTCGTCGACAGGGAATGCCACCCGCAGACAATCGCACTGATCGAGACGCGTGCAGCACCGCTCGGCTGGACTGTCATCGTCGGCGATCCGATGACGGACCTCGATCCGGTCGACGTCTTTGGCGCGATCTTCCAGTATCCCGGCACCCACGGCCATGTCCGCGATTTCTCCGGCCTGATCGCTAGGCTGCACCAGACCGGCGCCGTTGCTGCCGTCGCCGCCGACCTTTTGGCCCTGACGCTCCTGAAGTCTCCCGGCGAGATGGGTGCGGACATCGCCATCGGTTCGTCGCAGCGCTTTGGCGTTCCAGTCGGCTACGGAGGTCCGCACGCCGCCTACATGGCAGTGAAGGATGCCCACAAGCGCGCCATGCCCGGCCGCCTCGTCGGCGTTTCCGTCGATGCGCGCGGCAACCGCGCCTATCGCCTGTCGCTGCAGACCCGCGAGCAGCACATCCGCCGCGAGAAAGCCACCTCGAACATCTGCACCGCGCAGGTCCTGCTCGCCGTGCTGGCCTCCATGTACGGCGTCTTCCATGGACCAGACGGGCTGAAGGCGATCGCCCAGCAGGTCCACAGGAAGGCCGTGCTGATGGCCAAGGGACTCGAAAAGCTCGGCTACAAGGTTGAACCCGAGACCTTCTTCGACACGATTACTGTCGAAGTCGGCCACATGCAGGGCCTCATCCTGCGGGCGGCCGTGGCGGAAGGTGTCAACCTGCGCAAGGTCGGCGATACGAGGATCGGCATGTCGCTCGACGAGCGCACCCGCCCGGCAACGCTGGAAGCCGTCTGGCGCGCCTTCGGCGGCAGTTTCAAGGTCTCCGACTTCGAGCCGACCTATCGCCTGCCGCAGGATCTGCTGCGCAAATCCGCCTATATGACGCATCCGATCTTCCACATGAACCGCGCGGAAAGCGAGATGACCCGCTACATCCGCCGCCTGTCGGACCGGGACCTCGCGCTTGACCGGGCGATGATCCCGCTTGGTTCCTGCACCATGAAGCTCAATGCGACGGCGGAAATGCTGCCGATCACCTGGCCGGAGTTCTCCGATATTCATCCCTTCGTGCCGGCCGACCAGGCGCTGGGCTACAAGGAGATGATCGACGACCTGTCGGCGAAGCTCTGCCAAATCACCGGCTATGACGCCTTCTCCATGCAGCCGAACTCGGGTGCCCAGGGCGAATATGCGGGTCTCTTGACCATCCGTAACTACCATATCGCCAACGGCGACACGCATCGTGACGTCTGCCTCATCCCAACCTCCGCTCACGGTACAAACCCGGCTTCGGCGCAGATGGCTGGAATGAAGGTGGTGCCGGTCAAGGCCAGGGAGAACGGTGACGTCGACCTGGAGGACTTCCGCGCCAAGGCGGAAGAGCACGCGGCAAGTCTCTCCTGCTGCATGATCACCTATCCGTCGACGCACGGAGTATTCGAGGAGACGGTCAAGGAGATCTGCGAGATCACCCACCGCCACGGTGGCCAGGTCTATCTCGACGGCGCCAACATGAACGCGATGGTCGGCCTGTCCCGCCCTGGCGACATCGGCTCAGACGTCTCGCACCTCAACCTCCACAAGACCTTCTGCATTCCGCATGGTGGCGGCGGTCCCGGCATGGGCCCGATCGGCGTCAAGGCGCATCTCGCCCCTTACCTGCCTGGTCATCCGCAGTGGCACGGTGGACAGGGTGCCGTTTCGGCAGCGCCATTCGGTTCGCCATCGATCCTTCCAATCTCCTGGTCCTACTGCCTCATGATGGGCGGCGAAGGCCTAACCCAGGCGACCAAGGTTGCGATCCTAAACGCCAACTACATTGCCGCCCGGCTGAAGGGGGCCTATGACGTACTCTACAAGTCGGCCAACGGCCGCGTTGCCCATGAGTGCATCATCGACACGCGTCCCCTTAATGCCTCTGCGGGCGTCACCGTCGACGATATTGCCAAACGCCTGATCGACTGCGGCTTCCATGCGCCAACCATGAGCTGGCCGGTTGCCGGCACGCTGATGATCGAGCCGACTGAATCGGAGACCAAGGCAGAGATCGATCGCTTCTGCGATGCGATGCTGGCGATCCGCGAGGAAGCCCGTGCCATCGAGGGCGGCAAGGCGGACAAGGAGAACAACCCTCTGAAGAACGCCCCGCACACCGTGGAAGACCTGGTCGGCGAATGGAACCGGCCTTATAGCCGCGAGCAGGCCTGCTTCCCGCCCGGGTCCTTCCGAGTCGACAAATACTGGTCTCCTGTCAACCGGATCGACAATGTCTATGGCGACCGCAACCTCGTCTGTACCTGCCCGCCGATGAGCGAATACGCCGAAGCGGCAGAGTAA
- the rpsU gene encoding 30S ribosomal protein S21 codes for MQVLVRDNNVDQALRVLKKKMQREGLFREMRARSAYEKPSEKRAREKAEGVRRARKLARKKAQREGLLPAPKKKVVGRGR; via the coding sequence TTGCAGGTACTCGTCAGAGACAACAACGTCGATCAGGCCCTTCGGGTCCTGAAGAAGAAGATGCAGCGGGAAGGTCTCTTCCGCGAGATGCGGGCGCGCAGCGCCTATGAAAAGCCATCTGAGAAGCGGGCACGTGAGAAGGCGGAGGGAGTGCGGAGGGCACGTAAGCTCGCGCGCAAGAAAGCCCAACGTGAGGGATTGCTTCCGGCACCCAAGAAAAAGGTCGTCGGTCGAGGCCGCTAG